Proteins from a genomic interval of Equus quagga isolate Etosha38 chromosome 13, UCLA_HA_Equagga_1.0, whole genome shotgun sequence:
- the KLK1 gene encoding kallikrein-1, with protein sequence MWLPVLCLALSLVGTGAAPPIQSRIIGGWECKNHSKPWQAAVYHYSSFQCGGVLVDPQWVLTAAHCKNDYYQIWLGRHNLFEDEDTAQFFLVAKSFPHPGFNLSLLENNNRLPGEDYSHDLMLLQLAQPAQITAAVQVLALPTQEPVLGSTCYASGWGSIEPDKFTYPDELRCVDLTLLSNDVCDNAHSQNVTEYMLCAGHLEGGKDTCVGDSGGPLICDGVFQGVTSWGHIPCGRPNKPAVYTKLIPHVQWIQDTIAANP encoded by the exons ATGTGGCTCCCAGTTCTGTGCCTTGCCCTGTCCCTGGTGGGGACCG GTGCCGCGCCCCCCATCCAGTCTCGGATCATAGGAGGCTGGGAGTGTAAGAACCATTCCAAACCCTGGCAGGCGGCTGTGTACCATTACAGCAGCTTCCAGTGTGGGGGCGTCCTGGTGGACCCCCAGTGGGTGCTCACAGCCGCTCACTGCAAGAACGA ctatTACCAGATCTGGCTGGGACGCCACAATCTGTTTGAGGATGAAGACACAGCCCAGTTCTTCCTCGTCGCTAAAAGCTTCCCACACCCTGGCTTCAATCTGAGCCTCCTGGAGAACAACAACCGCCTCCCAGGAGAGGACTACAGCCACGACCTCATGCTGCTCCAGCTGGCGCAGCCCGCCCAGATAACAGCCGCCGTGCAggtcctggccctgcccacccagGAACCTGTACTGGGGAGCACCTGCTATGCCTCCGGCTGGGGCAGCATCGAACCAGATAAGT TCACATACCCGGATGAACTCCGGTGTGTGGACCTCACACTCCTGTCCAACGATGTGTGTGACAACGCCCACTCCCAGAACGTGACAGAGTAcatgctgtgtgctgggcacttggAGGGCGGCAAGGACACATGCGTG GGTGACTCAGGGGGCCCGCTGATCTGCGATGGTGTGTTTCAAGGAGTCACGTCCTGGGGCCACATCCCGTGTGGCAGGCCCAATAAGCCCGCTGTCTACACCAAACTGATACCCCATGTGCAGTGGATCCAGGACACCATAGCAGCCAATCCCTGA